TCGATGCAGCACCCGCCTCACACGAAGCATGTCAAGTATTTTCGATTCCCACTGCCTACCCAACATTGCGCCGCCTCTACAGCCTGAAAGCGAATAGTCCTACAACGTCAGTTATTGGCGTGGTCGAATCCCCGTTCGATCGGCTAGCTTGCTCTGCGAGCTTTGAAGCGACCTACTAAATCATGCCGCGTCGACCCTCGTCGTGATCAGCCTATTGACTCCCACACATGCTCGATATTGAAGTTCAGGAAGAGCCGCCTCATCACCGCATTGCCCCAACAATTTCCCTTTCGGCTGATGCTGAAAATCTCCTGATGCTACCTGTGCATGGCTTAATATTCATCGCTCACCTACCGGGCAGCTTAGACCGGTCGTCGCAAGTACAGAAGACTGGGCAGATTGCAGATTTTCATCTACGGCTTTGGCGGGTGTCGCCAACCAAGCGATTTTTCGAGGTCTGCTATTCAGCTCATTGGCAACGGCCTGAATCTCTCGAGTGCTCCAATGGGCCAGGACAACCGCTCGACCCGTTCGTGACAGGAAGGTTACTTTCAAGCGGCGTCCGAGCGGATCTGTACAACCTTGCCCCATGGCGTTAGTTCGGCGACGCGGGTGAAGTGGGAGGCGAGCAAATACGCCGCAGGTAAGCCTCCGAATCGAGATCATTCAGGTTGGCTAGAGCCACCGCCGAATAGACGGCGGCGCCGCGTTCGCTGCTACGTCCGTTGTCGACTGACTTAATGCGCAGCCCATCGGCTTCGTGGTATCGCTTTTGGACGATACCTTGCTCAGCGCCGAGCGTAGCCAGACCTCGAAGGCTTACGCCCGTTCCTGTCGGACACGCTTTCGCTCGTAGGGCGCTTCTCGCGGATGTCAGCGTCGTTCCTGCGTGCCAGGAGAGATAGTGGATCTTTCGTCTAGCATGGGCAAGACATCCAACCCCTGAACATGGCGTCTTTATAAATGGAGTTGTAGCTTGCGACCGTGTCGGTGCAGAATTCTTCTGAAGCCTTTCACCAGGGCCGAGTTCTGCGGGAAGAGCGGATCTGAGTTCCTCCCTGACATACGTTCATCGAGGTGCCAAGCGGAGCCCGGTGCGACGCGTCCGGCGTTCGCCCGACGGGGAAACTGCGCGCCAAACCAGTCACACCAGTTCCGCACCCACTCGGTGTTGAAGCTCACCCCGCACTGGATGTGAAGCTGTAATGCGTTGTATCGTGGCTCATCTGAACTGAGTCTGGAAAACCGGAAGTCGCCAAACACCCAGACTTCCAAGAGCTCAGCCGGATGAAAACCCATAAGAATGCCAACCTTCGCCCGCCGACCCGAGATCCAAGACATCACCGAACATGGTCTGAGTGTCCCGAAGCAACCGCTTAGCCATTGCGTTACAGCACCGACGGCTCAAGTGGCTGGGCCGTTGTCTGGCCGGTAGCGTGCCGACGCTTCGTCCCGGCCGGGCCGCTCGCCGTGGAGGACCCGTCCAAGGCCCTGTTGATCGTGGAGTTGAGCCAACGGCGTATGCTCCAGCGGCAAATCGCCCGCAATGTTGGTGTTTCCGAACCCACTGTAGCCGGTGCTCGCGCGCGCTAGCCTGTCCAGGCTCGCGGGTCTTCAGCCACGCGAGCCCGTCATGCGCTTTGAACAGGCCGCTCCGGGTGACCTGCTGCACATCAATACCAAGCTCGGTCGCATTTGAGCGGCCCAGCCACCGCGTGACCGGCAACTCCGCGATTCAATTGGCAGCAACACAAGTGCGACAAGCCGTCATGAGGTGTGCACCGCACTTAATCGATAACCTTAATTCCGTACGCCACTTCCGACCGTCGCTTTGCGCCAGCGGCTTTGGTCAAAAGGAAACATAAGGTAATCGCGCACCGTGATCGGTTCAGACTGGCTTGCGAGGCCAACTTCCGGCCACTCGTCCTTTGTCGGCCAGTACGCCGTACGGAAAATCGTGTCCCAGAGCGTCGTAAATGTCCCGAAGTTTCGGCCCCTGTGACGCGCTTCTATTGAATGGTGAATACGATGGAACTTGCCATCCCCGACGATGTATCGTAGCAGCCCAAGATGAATTCGCGTGCTCGAGTGAGACAAGTGGACCTGAAAGGCAATCAGCGTCAGGGCAACAGTTGGCACGACGCCAGATTCGAAGCGGATCAGAGCGAGCGGCATTGCGACGAAAAAAGCATAAATAAGCGGCTCAGATAAGTGATGAGCACAATTCCAAGCCGTCAGTTCGCGGATAGAATGATGGGTGGCGTGCATGCGCCACAGGAATGGAATAGCATGCTGTGCACGGTGCATCCAGTAGCGGAAGAAATCAGCGGCAATTGCGACTAGAACGCCTGAAAGAACGCCGAAGCCCGCGCTAA
The Cupriavidus taiwanensis genome window above contains:
- a CDS encoding sterol desaturase family protein, coding for MAGFFVNSFKFVAIFATVCVALELMFPAYRYSFASYVRGVRNWIIRLGFAAVVWHVYAVALEWLGVKPLLTVNFGTLFHSDNAIISAGFGVLSGVLVAIAADFFRYWMHRAQHAIPFLWRMHATHHSIRELTAWNCAHHLSEPLIYAFFVAMPLALIRFESGVVPTVALTLIAFQVHLSHSSTRIHLGLLRYIVGDGKFHRIHHSIEARHRGRNFGTFTTLWDTIFRTAYWPTKDEWPEVGLASQSEPITVRDYLMFPFDQSRWRKATVGSGVRN